The Streptomyces sp. NBC_00775 genome includes the window GCACGCGCCCAGGAACTCGGACTCCTCGGGAGCGCCGACACCGATCACTGACGACCCGCACGGACCGATACGGACCGACACAGGCTGACGCAGGCCGACACAGACCGACAGAGGCACCTGGGTGACCGCCGGGGCCTCGTTCACCTGACCTGTGCCTCGGTTGCACGCGGGGCGCACGGCCGCCTGAGGCCGCAACCGCTTGACGGGCGGCCGCCTGGCCGACGACAGCATCTGAGGCGACGCGTCGGAATATCGGAATCGTGGGCCAGGACGAACTCCTGGCCCACGAGAACCTTCTGGCGCCGACTCAGCCGGCGAGCAGCTTCTTCACCACGGCGGCGACGCGGCCGCCCTCGGCCAGGCCGGCCACCTTCGGGTTCACGATCTTCATGACCTGCCCCATGGCGCGCGGCCCCTCGGCACCAGCCGCCTTCGCCTCCTCGACGGCCTGGGCGACGATCTGCTGAAGCTCGTCGTCGGACAGCTGCTTGGGCAGGTACGCGGCGAGGACCTCGCCCTCCGCCTTCTCCCGCTCGGCCGACTCGGGACGCCCGCCCGCCGCGAAGGCGTCCGCGGCCTCGCGGCGCTTCTTCGCCTCGCGGGTGATCACCTTCTGCACTTCGTCGTCGGAGAGTTCGCGCTTGGTCTTGCCCGCGACCTCCTCCTTGGTGATGGCGGTGAGGGTCAGCCGGAGCGTCGAGGAGCGGAGCTCGTCGCGCCCCTTGATCGCGGCGTTGAGGTCTTCCTGAAGCTTCGACTTGAGCGTGGTCATGTCGCTGATTGTCGCAGGTGTGGTCAGCCGGTTGCCTGTTGATTTCGGGGCGCGCTCCCTGTGCCCTCGCGGGGGGCGGGAGTGCGGGGTTGTCCACAGGCGGGCAAGCGGGCTCGCCGGGGTCTGACACGATGGACGTATGCGCGCGCGATACGGAGTACCCCTGGGAATCACGGCGGTGGGCGCCGCCGGTCTGTTGTACGCGGCGGGTTTCGAGGCCCGCTCCTTCCGCCTCCGGAGGGTGACGGTCCCGGTCCTGCCACCGGGGATGCGACCACTGCGCGTCCTTCAGGTCTCCGACATCCACATGGTGGGCGGTCAGCGCAAGAAGCAGCGCTGGCTGCGCTCCCTGGCCGGTCTGCGCCCCGACTTCGTGATCAACACCGGGGACAACCTCTCCGACCCCGAGGGCGTGCCCGAGGTCCTGGACGCGCTGGGCCCCCTGATGGAGTTCCCGGGGGCGTACGTCTTCGGTTCGAACGACTACTACGGCCCCAAACCCCGCAACCCCGCCCGCTACTTGACCGAGAAGATCCAGGGCCGCCACGGCCTGAACGGCAACCCACCCGTGGTGGGCGCCATCCACAACCCGTGGGAGGACCTGCGCGACGGCTTCGACACGGCGGGCTGGCTGAACCTGACGAACACGCGGGGGACGCTGAAGGTCGAGGGCGCGGAGATCGAGCTGACCGGCCTCGACGACCCGCACATCAAGAGGGACCGCTACGCGCGCGTGGCCGGTGGCCCCTCGGAGTCCGCCGACTTCTCGATGGGCGTGGTCCACGCCCCGTACCTGCGCACCCTGGACGCCTTCACGGCCGACGGCTACCCGCTGATCCTGGCCGGCCACACCCACGGCGGCCAGGTCTGTGTCCCCTTCTACGGCGCCTTGGTCACCAACTGCGACCTGGACGCGGACCGCGTGAAGGGCCTGTCCACGCATACGGCGGAGGGCCGGACGGCGTACATGCACGTCTCGGCGGGCTGCGGAACGAACCGCTACACGCCGGTACGGTTCGCCTGCCCGCCGGAGGCTTCACTGCTGACGTTGGTGGAGCGGAGGTAAGGGGGCCGGAGGGCAGGGGCGGAGAGCAGAGGCCGGAGAGCAGGGGCGGACTCGGGACGCCGACGGGGGGCGCCGCTGACGAAGCGGGCCGAGAACGGCGCGCGCCACTGATACGGAGGGCCGCGGAGCACAGACCCGGACGACCGTGAGCCGCTGACCCGTACGGCACGGACGGCTGCGCCCCGCCGACACCCACGGCACGGACTGTGCGGGCTGCACGAACTGCGCGGGCCGTGCGGGCCGCACAGTCCATGCGGGCGTAACCCACCCAGGCGACCCATATCGCCCGATTCGTCCGCTCCCCTTAGCGTGGGGCCATGATCGCCCCCATACCCAAGGACATACCCGACATCCCCGCGATACCGGGTATCCCCCCGCCGACCCTCTCCGTCGTCCCCGCGACGGCGGTGGTGGCCCCCACACGCCGCCCGGTGGCGGCGGCTTTCCGACTGCTCGTAGCCCTCGCGGCGGCGACGGGCGTGGCCATCGACCTGATCCTGGGCAGCCCGCTCCACGTCCTCAGCTACTTCACGATCCAGAGCAACGTGCTCGTGGCGGTGGTCTTCGCCGCCTCGGCCTGGCGTGCGTGGACGGCCCGCCGTCCGCTGCCCGGCGCAGTGACCGGCGGCACACTGCTCTACATCTCGATCACGGGCCTCGTCTACCACCTGATCCTGGCGAACCAGTCCAGCGGCTTCTCGATGACCGGGGAGATCGACACCCTCACGGGCTGGCACGCGGTGGCCAACCAGCTCCTGCACACGGCGACGCCGATCGCGGTGCTGGCCGACTGGCTCCTGCTGACCCGCCCGACCCCGCTGGCCGTCCGAAACGCCGCCACCTGGCTCCTCTACCCCCTCGCCTACCTGGGCTTTTCCCTGGCCCGCGGCGCGATGATGTCCCCCGGCACCCCGACGCGCTATCTCTACCCCTTCGTGGACGTCGACCAGCACGGCTACGTCGGCGTCCTCGGCAACACGGCGATCCTCGGCGTCGCCTTCTATGCCCTCGCCCTCCTCACCGTCGCCCTCGACCACGTCCGCCCCGACCCGGTCCACCACCGCGTCCGACGCCCCGAAAACCGGATTTCGTCTCCGGCCACCAGTGGGCTAAAGTAAACGACGTCGCCGCGACAAGCAGCGACGATCGGGGTGTAGCGCAGCTTGGCAGCGCGCTTCGTTCGGGACGAAGAGGTCGTGGGTTCAAATCCCGCCACCCCGACAGCTAAATAGCAGTTCAGAGGGCCCTTACCGATTCGGTAAGGGCCTTCTGGCGTTGCTGCGTGTCTATCTGCGTGACTAGCGCTCCGGATCCCGCTTGAAGATGCCGCTTGAAGATGCCGTCCATGACCACGGCGCCGGTCTGGATCATGGGCCGGATCTGTTTCCGGTACACCTCCTCGGTCACGCCCGTGCCGGAGTGCCCGACGAGTCGGGAGATCTCTTCCAGCGGAACGCCACGGTCGGAGAGCAGAGACACGAAGCTGTGCCGGAGCACGGCTACAGGAGTCCCTGGGCGTCCCCACCGTTGATCGCCGAGGCGTCCGGACCGATGGTGTACCTACTGATGTCCTATAGCCAGGCCGAGGAAGTCTCGGAATACGCTGCCCAACTGGCCCGGAGCCACGGATTGGTCTGTTTTGATCCACAGGGTGAAACCCTGCGGCCTTGAGGATCGCTGCTGGAAGCGCGGCAGCGGCCCGGGGCGAGTCGGCGCGATACAGCAACGAAGTACAGCAACCACAGCACCCGGCTACGCCCAGCGGTGTCCGTCAGCCGCTCCGGGCAACCTGTATGACCGTTAATGCCTGGTCTTGTTAGAGCTACGGATCAGAACGTGTCACTCTCTGCGCCTGGGTGGCGAGATCACGCCCTCTACAGGGGATGGCATGCGGCTGTACCGTGCGATCCGCACACATAGGAGCACCTCAGGGCACTGGAGCCAGACCTGTGATAGCCATTCAACTTGCTTCTGAGGGCATGGACACAGCCTTCATCGCCGCCATTGCCGGCGTGGCTGGCGCTCTGGTGGGAGGGGTGGCCACCGTCGCCGCCGCCCGTTCCTCCAGCCGAGGATCCGTGGGTGCTGTCGCGAAATCAGGAGCCGATGCCTACGGCATGTCCGTTCGGCAGACACGGATGGACTCGTATCAGGAGTTTGCCAAGGCGGCGCGTCTGGCGGTAAGTCAGATTCAAGACGCCGCAAACTCAGTCGGGGCGTACAGCCAAAGCATCGGAGAAGACGAGCGTCGCGGTGCCATCCCATCCCTACAGGACCTGCTCGCTCAACTCGACCCGATGGGCGATGCCGCGATCCGCGTACGACTCGCCGGCCCAAAGGTCGTCGCCGAAGAAGCGCATGCAGTGCTTGAGAAGTGCGGGAACGCGCTGGGTGACCTGGAGAGCTACGTCGGACTGGTCCAAAGCAGCCCCTTCATGTCAGTAGACAGCGACGATCTCACGATCATTACGGAAGGCCCCCTGATCCGATACCGCGAGGTAGCAGCCTCCATCGGAGCTGTTTCAAATGCGATCGCAGGGTTCCTTGACGTAGCGCGTGACCACCTGGACGACTGGAATGGAAGACCCGCTTAGCGGTGCACCGAGAGCCAGGCCTGGGCGAGCATGGACCTGTCCCCGGTGAGTGTCTAACTGCGTGACAACGACGACACACGGCCGCCCTTCCTGTGTCTCTGGTGATCGTTTGCCCCCCCCTCTCGGCCCCCTCGGCCCCCCTCGATCAACCACCGGCTCATTCGGCCCGGCCCACGCTCCTGAGAGAGCGTGTGCCGGGTCTGTTCGTGGAGTCCTCTGATATCGCCTGACAGCTGTCGGCGGCCGCTGTCAGCGGGCTGGCCATGGACTGTCAGCAGGGCCCGGCATCGTCATGGTCATCGAGAACGACGAGGACCTGACGAGGAGTTGTTGAACATGGCGTACGCGATCCGGGCCGAGGGACTGGTCAAGAAGTACGGCGACTTCACCGCCCTGGACGGCGTCGACCTGGAGGTCCCGGCCGGCAAGGTCGTCGGCGTCCTGGGCCCCAACGGCGCCGGCAAGACCACCACCGTGCGCATCCTGGCCACGCTGATGCGCCCCGACGGCGGACACGCCACCATCGGCGGCCACGACATCGTCAAGGACCCGGTCAAGGTCCGGCAGCTGATCGGGCTGACCGGTCAGTACGCCTCCGTGGACGAGACCCTGTCCGGCGCCGAGAACCTGGTGCTCATCGGGCGGCTGCTCGGCCTGTCCCGGCGCGATGCGAAGGCGCGGGCCGCCGAGCTCCTGGAGAACTTCTCTCTCTCCGAGGCGGCCCGCAAGCCGATCGCCACCTTCTCCGGCGGTATGCGACGGCGTCTGGACCTGGCCGCCTCCCTGGTCGGCCGGCCCCAGGTGCTCTTCCTGGACGAGCCCACCACCGGCCTGGACCCGCACGCCCGGCAGGAAGTCTGGGATGTCGTACGGCAGTTGGTCGCCGACGGCTCCACGGTGCTGCTCACCACCCAGTACCTGGAGGAGGCCGACCAGTTCGCCGATTCCATCACCGTCTTCGACAAGGGCCGCAAGGTCGCCGAAGGCCGGCCCGGTGAGCTCAAGCGCCGCGTCGGCGGCCAGATCCTCCAGGTCCGGCCCACCGTGGCCGCCGATGTGCCGCGGGTCACGCAGGTGCTCGCCGAGTTGTCCGGCCACTCGCCCGCTCAGGACTCCGGCGTGCTGACCGTCCCGGCCGACGACCCGCTGATCGTCGCCGCGGTCGCCCGCCGCCTGGACGGCGCCGGCATCACCGCCGATGAACTCGGCCTGCGGCTGCCCAGCCTGGACGAGGTCTTCCTCGCCCTGACCGGACACGCGCCCGCCACGACCGACGAGCAGCCCGTCGCTGTCTGAGCCCCTGCTCCCCCGTTCCGCGAAGTCCGCGAAGTCCGCGAAGGCTTCTCCCTAGATCCGAGAGGACCCCCGTCATGAGCACCCAGCCCCTCAGCGCCCACGCCGAGCTCTCCGGCCGTATCGGCCTCGCGCAGACCGCGCAGCACAGCCTCGCTCTCGCCGGGCGCGGCGTCACCAAGTTCATGAAGTCGCCGATGCAGCTGGTCGATGTGATCCTCACCCCGATCATCAGCCTGCTGATGTTCATCTACCTCTTCGGGGACGCCATGTCCGGTGGCGACACCGACGGCTATCTGCGGCTCGTCACCCCCGGCGTCATGGTCATGGCCGTCTTCCAGGCCAGCATCGGCATCGGCGCCTCGCTCTCCGCGGACGCCAGTACCGGGATCTTCGACCGGTTCCGCAGCATGCCGATTGCCCGCTCCAGCCCCCTGATCGGCGCCGTCCTCGCCGACATCGTCCGCTATGTCGTCTGTCTGGGCACCCTGGTCGTCCTCGCCCTGGTCATGGGCTACCGCGTCGAGACCGGCCCGCTCGCCGCGCTCGCCGCGCTCGCCCTGCTCGTCGGCTTCGCCCTCAGCTTCTCCTGGATCTCGGTGTACCTCGGCATGCTGATCAAGAACCCCGCCTCCGTGCAGGGCCTGATGACCATCCTGATCCTGCCGCTCACCTTCGCCAGCAACGTCTTCATCCCCAGGGACGGCATGGCCGGCTGGCTCCAGGCCTGGTCCGACGTCAACCCCGTCTCCCTGGTGGCCGACACGGTCCGCGGCCTGCTCAACGGCGGCCCGGTCGCCGGTTCCCTGGCCGGCACTCTCGCCTGGATGGCCGGCGTGATCGTCGTCTTCTTCCCGCTGGCCATGCGCGCCTACCGCAAGAACGCCGGCTGATCCTCCGGTGACAGGCACGGCCGGGCGGGGTCCGCACCTACAGGGGTGGTGCGGACCCCGCCCGGCTGCCTGTCCGCATGACCGCGCGCCGTCGTCAGAATCGCGGCACCGCCCGCAAGGTCTCTGCCTCCAGCCAGCGCAGCGCGTCCTCGCGGGAGTACGCGGCCCCCTCCTCGTACGCCTTCTTGAAGCCCTCCTCGCCCAGCGTCGCCACGATGCGGTCGACCAGCTCGCACCACTCCGGCTCGCCCCAGTCGAAGGCGCCGCGCATCACCTGGCTCATGCCGAGCGACCTGGCGCCGTCTTCGGGGGCGCCCTCCCATGTCCGTAGTCCGCCGAGCAGTTCGGCCACCCAGGCGAGCGCGGCGCCCGCTCCCTGGCCGAACAGGGCGCCGGCCGCTTCGGGCAGCAGGGCCCTGGCCCGCACGGCGTCCCCCTCGGCGAGACGGTTCTCGATGCGGGTGCTGACGATCAGGTCGCGGGCCAGTTCTCTGAGGGAGGGGCGCCGGGCGCTCAGCGCCTCAAGACGGTCGAGGGTCGCGTCGGACTGCGCCAGGTCACCGGCCCTGCGGTGGACATTGGCCAGGCCCACGAGGATGTTGGCCTCCAGGCGCAGCTGTCCGCGCTCGCGGGCCTGCCGGTGTGCGGCGTGCAGATCGCGGAAGGCGCCTGCCAGGTCGCCGCTGCGCCGGCGTTCGCGGGCGAGTCGGGCCTTGCTGAGGTAGAGGTAGTCCTCGGTGCCGAGTTCGGAACTGAGTGCCACGGTCCGTTCGAAGGTGGCGATGGCCTGCGGGTACTCGCCGCGCAGGGAGTGGTCGCGGCCGATCGGGAACAGGCTCATCACGAGCCCCCAGCGGTCGCCCACCTCCTCGAAGCCGCGCAGGGCCTCCCTCCGGGACTCGGCGCCGGTGACCAGGTCGCCCTGTTCGGTGAGGGCGAAGTCCCGTGCCAGGTGGGCGCTGGCCCGCACCCAGGGGTCGGGTGAGTCGAGGGGGTCTCCCTGGTCCGCGGTTCCGCCCGGGTCTGACTGGCCGGTGGGGAAGGAGACTTGGGACATCCGCAGGAGCAGTGTGGCCGGGTGGAACTCACGTGCCGTCGCCGACTCGCCCTCGGCGGCCGGACGTTCGCCGCCCCCTGGCCGTACGGCATAGGTGTCGAGCTGGGTGCTCATCCCCCTGATCCCCCAGTACCAGAACATCGCCCTGGCGAAGCGTGCGGCCAGGTTCCCGTCCGGGGCGTCGACGAGCGAGCGCAGCGCGAGGACGAGGTTGTCGTGTTCGGCGTCGAAGACCTCGATCGCACGCAGTTGTTCGCCGGTACGAAGGCGGGGTTCGTGTTCTTCCGCGAGGGCCAGGAAGTAGGCGGCGTAGCGCCTGGTGACGGCGTCCCCGGACTCGGTCTCGGCGTCGGCGAGCCGCCGCGCCGCGTACGCGCGGACCGTCTCCAGCATCCGGTAGCGCGGCTCGCCCGCCCCTTCGTCGACGGTGTGGACCAGCGATTTCTCGACCAGGGCGTCCAGGAGGTACGGGATGTCGGCGACCGGGAGCGACGGGTCCGCGCAGACCTCTTCGAGCGCGGCGACGGTCGCGCCGCCAGGGAACACCGACAGTCTGCGGGCGAGGATCCGCTCGGGTTCGTCGAGCAGGTCCCAGCTCCACTCGACGAGCGCGAGCAGGGTGCGCTGGCGGGGCAGGGCGGTGCGGCTGCCCGAGGCGAGGAGGCGGAAGCGGTCGTCGAGGCGGCGCGCGATCTGCTCGACGCTCATCGAGCGGAGCTTCGCCGCGGCCAGTTCGAGGGCGAGCGGCATCCCGTCGAGCCGCCGGCAGACCTCGACCACGGCGTCGAGGGTCACGTCGTCGAGCGTGAAGTCCGGCCGGACTCCGGCGGCCCGGTCGACGAAGAGGCGGACGGCGGGCGACTGCGCGGCCTCGGCGGGCTCCGGTGATCCCATCGGTACGTCGAGGGGGCCGAGGTGACACAGGGACTCACCGGTGATGGCGAGGGCCTCGCGGCTGGTGGCGAGGATCCGCAACTCCGGGAGCTCGTCGAGGAGTTCGGCGGTGAGTTCGGCAGCCGCCTCGACGAGGTGCTCGCAGTTGTCGAGCAGGAGCAGGGCGTCGCCGCTGCCGAAGAGCCCGGCCATGCGCTCGACCGGGGTGGCCCGCTGCCCCTGGCCCGCGTCGTAGAGGCGGCCGTCGGTGGAGCTGAGGGCGCCGAGTACCGCGTCGGCCAGCTGGTCCGGTGCGCTCACGCCGGCGAGCGGCACGAACCAGACCCGGCCGCGCGCGTGGGCGCGGTCCCGGGTGGCCGCTTCGAAGGAGAGCCGGGTCTTGCCCGCGCCCCCGGGGCCGACAATGGTGACGAGCCTGCTGTGGGCCAACTGCCCGGCAAGCCGCGTCAGTTCACTGTCACGGCCGACGAAGCTGGTGAGCCGGGCCGGGAGGCGGCTCGGGGCGGCCTCGGCCCGCTCGGCGGGCGTCTCCAACTCGCCTCGCAGCAGGGCCAGATGGATCTCCCGCAGCCCGGCCGACGGATCGACGCCGAGTTCGTCGCCGAGCCGCTCCCGTATCGCCTCGTACACCGCGAGGGCGTCGGACTGCCGTCCGGCCGCGGACAGCGCCCGCATCCGCAGCCCGGCGACCCGCTCGCTCAACGGCCGCTCGGCACCGGCCGCTTCGAGGTCGGCCAGCACCTCTCCGTACCGCCCGAGCCGCAGCTCGGCATCGCAGCGGTCCTCGGCCGCCGCGGTCCGCAGATCGTCCAGCCGGGTCGCGACGGGCCCGGCGAACGGGGCGTCGAGGACATCGGCGAGCGCCGCGCCGCGCCACAGCCCGAGCGCCGTCGCGAGCAGCGAGGCCGCCTCGCCGGCCCGCCCGGCCGCCAGTTCCCGCCTGCCCCGGGCGGTCAGATCCTCGAAGCGGTGAACGTCCACGTCCTCGGCCCGCACCGAGAGCCGGTAGCCGCCGGACGCGGACTCCACCGCCGCGGACCCGCGCAGCGCCCTGCGCAGCCGGGACACCAGCGCCTGCAGCGCGTTGGCCCCGTCGGCGGGCGGCTCCTCTCCCCACAGGCCGTCGACGAGCGAGTCGACCGGCACCGTGCGGCCCTCTTCGAGGGCGAGCCTGGCAAGGAGCATCCGCAGCCGGACGCCACCGACTTCGACCGGCGTCGCATCATCGGCGTACACCTGAATCGGTCCGAGCAGCTCTACGCGCACCACGGCGGCCTCTCCCTCCCGACCGACCGGCCCCTCCGTGTCGATCACCCTCCAACGCCGGGTCAGCATCACCCACTTGACGCCGCCGGTAAAGGGCCTTCGGCGCCGGACGGCACGTCGGTGTGCGGTGCTTCGGCGGTCAGTCGGGGGTTTCGGCCGACTCGGCCGGTTCGGAGTCGTCGGCCGACGCGTACTCGTCGATGCCGTCGTTGGTCGCGGCCCAGCTGGCCAGCAGGTTCAGGGCGTCCTGCGCACGTGACGCGGGCTCGGCGGTGTAGGCGAGGAGGAACTGGCTGGGGTCCGCTCCGAGCGGGAAGGTCTCGAACGGCAGGTCGAGGTCGCCGACGACCGGGTGGTGGAGGCGCTTCAGGCCCGTGGTGTGGATCCGGACGTTGTGGGCGGCCCAGCGGCGACGGAAGTCCTCGCTGCGGGTGGACAGCTCCCCTATCAGGTCCGTCAGCCGCCGGTCGTAGGGGCCGCGGCCGGCTTCGGCGCGCAGCATGGCGACGGTGTCGCCCGCGACCTCGTCCCAGTCGCGGAAGAACTCGGTCGCGTGCGGGGCGAGGAAGACGAACCGGGCGTTGTTCGGCGGCCTCACCGGGTCGGCGTAGACCGGGGAGAACAGCGCGCGCCCGAGGGGGTTGGCGGCCAGGATGTCCAAGCGTCCACTGAGTACGAACGCGGGCGTGCCGGTCATCGAGTCGAGGACGCGCCGCACCGCGGGCCGGACGCGCTGCTGGGCCGGCCGGCGGCGTGGCGGGCGGGCCGTGCCGGCGCCGCGCAGGAGGTCGAGCAGATGGATCCGCTCGGCCTCGTCGAGTTGCAGCGCTTGCGCGATGCCGTCGATGACGCTCTCGGAGACGCCGGTGGCGTTGCCGCGCTCCAGCCGGGTGTAGTACTCGCTGGAGATGCCCGCGAGCAGGGCTACCTCCTCCCGGCGCAGCCCGGTGACCCTCCGGCGGTCTCCGCCGTACACGGGCAGTCCGGCCTGCTCGGGGGTGACCCTGGCCCGTCGCGTGCCCAGGAATTCCCGGATCTCCGCGCGGAAATCACCACGAAGGTCACGGCTGGTGCCGTAAGGGTCGTTTCTGCCTGCCATGCGCCCCACTCTACGAGCGCTGCCGCAGGGCTGGGGGTCCCTCTCAGGGACCCCCTCATCAGGGACTCCCACGCTCCCATGACAAGCGGTTCTGTTGATGGTGCGGCATCCAGAGAACCAAAGAACAGGACACCCCCCATGTCATCGAACCTGACCGGCACCGTCGCTCTCGTCACCGGCGCGAGCAGCGGTATCGGCGCCGCCACCGCCCGCCGGCTCGCCGAGAACGGCGCCTCCGTCGCCCTCGTGGCCCGCCGCAAGGACCGTCTGACCGACCTGGCCGCCGAGATCGAGAAGGCGGGCGGCACCGCGCTGGCGGTGGAGGCGGACATCACCGACCGTGCCCGGGCCGAAGCGGCCGTACAGCAGGCCGTCGA containing:
- a CDS encoding Pr6Pr family membrane protein, with translation MIAPIPKDIPDIPAIPGIPPPTLSVVPATAVVAPTRRPVAAAFRLLVALAAATGVAIDLILGSPLHVLSYFTIQSNVLVAVVFAASAWRAWTARRPLPGAVTGGTLLYISITGLVYHLILANQSSGFSMTGEIDTLTGWHAVANQLLHTATPIAVLADWLLLTRPTPLAVRNAATWLLYPLAYLGFSLARGAMMSPGTPTRYLYPFVDVDQHGYVGVLGNTAILGVAFYALALLTVALDHVRPDPVHHRVRRPENRISSPATSGLK
- a CDS encoding metallophosphoesterase: MRARYGVPLGITAVGAAGLLYAAGFEARSFRLRRVTVPVLPPGMRPLRVLQVSDIHMVGGQRKKQRWLRSLAGLRPDFVINTGDNLSDPEGVPEVLDALGPLMEFPGAYVFGSNDYYGPKPRNPARYLTEKIQGRHGLNGNPPVVGAIHNPWEDLRDGFDTAGWLNLTNTRGTLKVEGAEIELTGLDDPHIKRDRYARVAGGPSESADFSMGVVHAPYLRTLDAFTADGYPLILAGHTHGGQVCVPFYGALVTNCDLDADRVKGLSTHTAEGRTAYMHVSAGCGTNRYTPVRFACPPEASLLTLVERR
- a CDS encoding ABC transporter permease, which gives rise to MSTQPLSAHAELSGRIGLAQTAQHSLALAGRGVTKFMKSPMQLVDVILTPIISLLMFIYLFGDAMSGGDTDGYLRLVTPGVMVMAVFQASIGIGASLSADASTGIFDRFRSMPIARSSPLIGAVLADIVRYVVCLGTLVVLALVMGYRVETGPLAALAALALLVGFALSFSWISVYLGMLIKNPASVQGLMTILILPLTFASNVFIPRDGMAGWLQAWSDVNPVSLVADTVRGLLNGGPVAGSLAGTLAWMAGVIVVFFPLAMRAYRKNAG
- a CDS encoding GatB/YqeY domain-containing protein; translated protein: MTTLKSKLQEDLNAAIKGRDELRSSTLRLTLTAITKEEVAGKTKRELSDDEVQKVITREAKKRREAADAFAAGGRPESAEREKAEGEVLAAYLPKQLSDDELQQIVAQAVEEAKAAGAEGPRAMGQVMKIVNPKVAGLAEGGRVAAVVKKLLAG
- a CDS encoding helix-turn-helix domain-containing protein, with product MAGRNDPYGTSRDLRGDFRAEIREFLGTRRARVTPEQAGLPVYGGDRRRVTGLRREEVALLAGISSEYYTRLERGNATGVSESVIDGIAQALQLDEAERIHLLDLLRGAGTARPPRRRPAQQRVRPAVRRVLDSMTGTPAFVLSGRLDILAANPLGRALFSPVYADPVRPPNNARFVFLAPHATEFFRDWDEVAGDTVAMLRAEAGRGPYDRRLTDLIGELSTRSEDFRRRWAAHNVRIHTTGLKRLHHPVVGDLDLPFETFPLGADPSQFLLAYTAEPASRAQDALNLLASWAATNDGIDEYASADDSEPAESAETPD
- a CDS encoding ATP-binding cassette domain-containing protein, translated to MAYAIRAEGLVKKYGDFTALDGVDLEVPAGKVVGVLGPNGAGKTTTVRILATLMRPDGGHATIGGHDIVKDPVKVRQLIGLTGQYASVDETLSGAENLVLIGRLLGLSRRDAKARAAELLENFSLSEAARKPIATFSGGMRRRLDLAASLVGRPQVLFLDEPTTGLDPHARQEVWDVVRQLVADGSTVLLTTQYLEEADQFADSITVFDKGRKVAEGRPGELKRRVGGQILQVRPTVAADVPRVTQVLAELSGHSPAQDSGVLTVPADDPLIVAAVARRLDGAGITADELGLRLPSLDEVFLALTGHAPATTDEQPVAV
- a CDS encoding BTAD domain-containing putative transcriptional regulator, producing the protein MVRVELLGPIQVYADDATPVEVGGVRLRMLLARLALEEGRTVPVDSLVDGLWGEEPPADGANALQALVSRLRRALRGSAAVESASGGYRLSVRAEDVDVHRFEDLTARGRRELAAGRAGEAASLLATALGLWRGAALADVLDAPFAGPVATRLDDLRTAAAEDRCDAELRLGRYGEVLADLEAAGAERPLSERVAGLRMRALSAAGRQSDALAVYEAIRERLGDELGVDPSAGLREIHLALLRGELETPAERAEAAPSRLPARLTSFVGRDSELTRLAGQLAHSRLVTIVGPGGAGKTRLSFEAATRDRAHARGRVWFVPLAGVSAPDQLADAVLGALSSTDGRLYDAGQGQRATPVERMAGLFGSGDALLLLDNCEHLVEAAAELTAELLDELPELRILATSREALAITGESLCHLGPLDVPMGSPEPAEAAQSPAVRLFVDRAAGVRPDFTLDDVTLDAVVEVCRRLDGMPLALELAAAKLRSMSVEQIARRLDDRFRLLASGSRTALPRQRTLLALVEWSWDLLDEPERILARRLSVFPGGATVAALEEVCADPSLPVADIPYLLDALVEKSLVHTVDEGAGEPRYRMLETVRAYAARRLADAETESGDAVTRRYAAYFLALAEEHEPRLRTGEQLRAIEVFDAEHDNLVLALRSLVDAPDGNLAARFARAMFWYWGIRGMSTQLDTYAVRPGGGERPAAEGESATAREFHPATLLLRMSQVSFPTGQSDPGGTADQGDPLDSPDPWVRASAHLARDFALTEQGDLVTGAESRREALRGFEEVGDRWGLVMSLFPIGRDHSLRGEYPQAIATFERTVALSSELGTEDYLYLSKARLARERRRSGDLAGAFRDLHAAHRQARERGQLRLEANILVGLANVHRRAGDLAQSDATLDRLEALSARRPSLRELARDLIVSTRIENRLAEGDAVRARALLPEAAGALFGQGAGAALAWVAELLGGLRTWEGAPEDGARSLGMSQVMRGAFDWGEPEWCELVDRIVATLGEEGFKKAYEEGAAYSREDALRWLEAETLRAVPRF